One Pseudomonas sp. FP1742 genomic window carries:
- the fliD gene encoding flagellar filament capping protein FliD, with protein MASPILPGTGLGSGLDTGAIVKALVNADKAAKQGQIDRGTTTNTASISGIGTLKSLLATFQKTLSDLGSTTSPQFTGFAATSSDVKVLTATSSNAAVSGSYAVEVTKLATSSKVASAAFAGGTSSAIPAGTLTITQNGKSYPVTVGAGATLQSVRDSINTQYQSSGLSANIVTDSFGSRLVLGSTTTGAGSDISASGIAGLEIDGTTLMAATPTATSSGAIGSLAQDAAFTVDGLSLTSSSNTVDKSISGLTLNLLTVGKSTVNVASNNDGLKASIQKFVDAYNAVANAVTSLTKPSLDDDGKLTVAAALTGDPLPRSILDALRGPLSQTGAGDKLTVLSQLGITTNQKTGALDFDSTKFTAAMNDKKLGGEVQTLFTGTNGLIERMNNVIKPFTESKMVNGKSVDSILDARSKALDVTKKRLTNDQAALDRRIETLTAVLTKKYNDMDTLVGKLKATASNITSMFEAMTAQQKNS; from the coding sequence ATGGCAAGTCCAATTCTACCGGGCACGGGTTTAGGCTCCGGCCTTGATACCGGTGCTATCGTCAAGGCCTTGGTGAACGCCGACAAAGCGGCCAAACAAGGTCAGATCGACCGTGGGACCACCACCAATACGGCGAGCATTTCCGGGATTGGTACCTTGAAGTCGCTGCTGGCGACGTTCCAGAAAACCCTCTCTGACCTGGGCAGCACCACAAGCCCTCAGTTCACCGGTTTTGCGGCAACGTCCTCCGATGTCAAGGTACTGACCGCCACGTCCAGTAACGCGGCTGTTTCCGGTAGCTATGCCGTGGAGGTCACCAAACTTGCGACCTCGTCGAAAGTTGCCAGCGCGGCGTTTGCCGGCGGCACAAGCAGTGCGATCCCGGCAGGTACGCTGACCATCACCCAAAATGGCAAAAGCTACCCGGTCACCGTAGGGGCAGGTGCGACCCTGCAATCTGTGCGTGACTCGATCAACACCCAATATCAGTCCAGTGGCTTGAGCGCCAACATCGTGACCGACAGTTTCGGCTCGCGACTGGTGCTGGGGTCTACCACTACGGGCGCAGGTTCCGATATTTCCGCCAGCGGCATCGCCGGTCTGGAAATCGATGGAACGACCCTGATGGCCGCCACACCGACTGCCACTTCTTCGGGGGCTATCGGCAGCCTGGCACAGGATGCTGCATTCACCGTCGACGGGCTGTCGCTGACCAGTTCGTCCAATACGGTCGACAAGTCGATTTCGGGATTGACGCTGAACCTGCTGACGGTCGGCAAGTCGACGGTCAACGTCGCGTCCAACAACGACGGTCTGAAGGCTTCGATCCAGAAGTTCGTCGACGCGTACAACGCTGTCGCTAATGCTGTGACTTCTTTGACCAAGCCGTCTCTGGACGACGATGGCAAGCTGACCGTAGCCGCGGCGCTGACCGGTGACCCGTTGCCGCGTTCGATTCTCGATGCCCTGCGCGGGCCGCTGTCCCAGACTGGTGCCGGGGATAAGCTGACTGTACTGTCGCAACTGGGGATTACCACGAATCAGAAGACGGGTGCGCTGGATTTCGACTCGACGAAATTTACCGCAGCCATGAATGACAAGAAGCTGGGTGGTGAGGTTCAGACGCTGTTTACCGGAACCAACGGTCTGATTGAGCGCATGAACAATGTGATCAAACCATTCACTGAGTCGAAAATGGTCAACGGGAAAAGCGTCGACTCGATTCTGGATGCGCGCTCCAAGGCACTTGATGTGACGAAGAAGCGTCTGACCAATGACCAGGCAGCGCTGGACCGCCGAATCGAAACCCTGACCGCGGTACTGACCAAAAAGTACAATGACATGGATACGCTTGTCGGCAAGCTGAAAGCCACCGCCAGTAACATCACTTCGATGTTTGAAGCCATGACTGCGCAGCAGAAGAACTCGTAA
- the fliS gene encoding flagellar export chaperone FliS, with product MNPMLALRQYQKIGAQAQTSEASPHRLVQMLMEGGLDRIAQAKGAMERKDIPNKGVLIGKAIGIIGGLREGLDLENQAESVGELDNLYTYMMKRLAEANIKTDPRILDEVADLLRTVKDGWDAIAAPGPQF from the coding sequence ATGAATCCAATGTTAGCCCTTCGCCAATACCAGAAGATTGGCGCTCAGGCGCAAACTTCCGAAGCCAGCCCTCATCGTCTGGTGCAGATGCTGATGGAAGGCGGTCTGGATCGTATCGCCCAGGCCAAAGGCGCGATGGAGCGCAAGGATATTCCGAACAAAGGTGTTCTGATCGGCAAGGCCATCGGCATCATCGGTGGTCTGCGTGAAGGCCTGGATCTGGAAAATCAGGCTGAATCGGTGGGTGAGCTGGATAACCTGTATACCTACATGATGAAGCGTCTGGCTGAAGCCAACATCAAGACCGATCCCAGGATCCTCGACGAAGTCGCCGACCTGCTCCGTACGGTCAAAGATGGTTGGGACGCCATTGCCGCGCCGGGCCCGCAGTTTTAA
- a CDS encoding flagellar protein FliT has translation MSLVLQRIEQTRDALVEALAERNWEAIGELDLACRSCMEDVLSEASVDETALRDNLEELLGVYKQLLAAATGERQAIVDEMSQIHQAQNAAKVYHLFG, from the coding sequence ATGAGTCTTGTATTGCAGCGAATCGAACAAACCCGGGACGCCCTGGTCGAGGCATTGGCCGAGCGCAACTGGGAAGCCATCGGTGAATTGGACCTGGCTTGTCGTTCCTGCATGGAAGACGTCTTGAGTGAAGCTTCGGTGGACGAGACCGCGTTGCGCGACAACCTTGAGGAGTTGCTGGGGGTGTATAAGCAGCTTCTGGCAGCGGCGACGGGGGAGCGTCAGGCGATAGTCGACGAGATGTCGCAGATCCACCAAGCGCAGAACGCGGCAAAGGTTTACCATCTGTTTGGTTAA
- a CDS encoding sigma-54 dependent transcriptional regulator produces MWRETKILLIDDDSVRRRDLAVILNFLGEENLPCGSHDWQQAVGSLSSSREVICVLIGTVNAPGALLGLLKTLSTWDEFLPVLLMGDNSSIDLPEDQRRRVLSTLEMPPSYSKLLDSLHRAQVYREMYDQARERGRHREPNLFRSLVGTSRAIQHVRQMMQQVADTDASVLILGESGTGKEVVARNLHYHSKRRDAPFVPVNCGAIPAELLESELFGHEKGAFTGAITSRAGRFELANGGTLFLDEIGDMPLPMQVKLLRVLQERTFERVGSNKTQSVDVRIIAATHKNLESMIEIGTFREDLYYRLNVFPIEMAPLRERVEDIPLLMNELISRMEHEKRGSIRFNSAAIMSLCRHGWPGNVRELANLVERMAIMHPYGVIGVVELPKKFRYVDDEDEQLVDSLRSDLEERVAINGHTPDFTANALLPPEGLDLKDYLGGLEQGLIQQALDDANGIVARAAERLRIRRTTLVEKMRKYGMSRRDGDEQADD; encoded by the coding sequence ATGTGGCGTGAAACCAAAATTCTGCTGATTGATGACGATAGCGTCCGCCGCCGCGACTTGGCGGTGATTTTAAATTTTCTTGGCGAAGAAAATTTACCCTGCGGCAGCCATGACTGGCAGCAGGCGGTCGGCTCTTTGTCATCAAGTCGTGAAGTAATCTGTGTCCTCATCGGGACGGTAAATGCTCCTGGTGCACTTTTGGGCCTGTTAAAGACACTCTCAACCTGGGATGAGTTCCTTCCAGTTTTGTTAATGGGTGATAATTCTTCCATTGACTTGCCGGAAGACCAGCGTCGCCGAGTGCTTTCGACCCTCGAAATGCCACCCAGCTACAGCAAATTGCTCGATTCGTTGCACCGTGCCCAGGTCTATCGCGAGATGTATGACCAGGCCCGTGAGCGCGGTCGTCATCGTGAACCGAATCTTTTCCGTAGCCTTGTCGGCACCAGCCGGGCGATTCAACACGTCCGTCAGATGATGCAGCAAGTCGCCGACACCGATGCCAGCGTGCTGATCCTCGGCGAGTCGGGCACCGGCAAGGAAGTGGTTGCGCGCAATCTGCACTACCACTCCAAGCGCCGTGACGCGCCATTCGTTCCGGTCAACTGCGGGGCGATCCCGGCTGAGTTGCTGGAAAGCGAATTGTTCGGGCACGAGAAGGGCGCCTTCACCGGGGCGATCACCAGCCGTGCCGGGCGTTTCGAGCTGGCCAACGGCGGTACGCTGTTCCTCGACGAAATCGGCGACATGCCGCTGCCGATGCAGGTCAAGCTGTTGCGCGTCTTGCAGGAGCGCACCTTCGAGCGCGTGGGCAGCAACAAGACCCAAAGCGTCGATGTGCGGATCATCGCGGCGACCCACAAGAATCTCGAAAGCATGATCGAGATCGGCACCTTCCGCGAAGACCTCTACTATCGCCTGAACGTGTTCCCGATCGAGATGGCGCCGTTGCGCGAGCGTGTCGAAGACATCCCGCTGCTGATGAACGAGTTGATCTCGCGCATGGAGCACGAGAAGCGCGGTTCGATCCGGTTCAACTCGGCGGCGATCATGTCGCTGTGCCGTCACGGCTGGCCGGGCAACGTTCGCGAGCTGGCCAACCTGGTGGAGCGCATGGCGATCATGCACCCGTACGGGGTGATCGGCGTGGTCGAGTTGCCGAAGAAATTCCGCTACGTCGACGATGAAGACGAGCAGTTGGTCGACAGCTTGCGCAGTGACCTTGAAGAGCGGGTGGCCATCAACGGTCATACCCCGGACTTCACCGCCAATGCGCTGCTGCCGCCGGAAGGCCTGGACCTGAAGGATTACCTCGGCGGTCTGGAGCAAGGGTTGATCCAGCAGGCACTGGATGATGCCAATGGCATTGTGGCGCGGGCGGCCGAACGGCTGCGTATTCGTCGCACGACCCTGGTGGAGAAGATGCGCAAGTACGGCATGAGCCGTCGTGATGGCGATGAACAGGCGGATGATTGA